Proteins encoded together in one Pseudomonadota bacterium window:
- a CDS encoding lipocalin-like domain-containing protein: MRLVMLSALIMALLTAMGAWAASVIRYPEVGPGQPISFPRDHGSHDDFRTEWWYFTGWLETESGQPLGFQVTFFRTRPDIPDDNPSGFAPNQIVFAHAAISDPQTGTLVHDQRLGRAGFGIVDAAAGDADVALLGWTLVRDGKGVFVSEVAAKGFTLDLQMRPTQKVMLNGEAGYSRKGPRPSQASYYYSIPQLAVSGLVMRNGDKQSVTGTAWLDREWSSDVLPENAVGWDWTGLNFDDGSALMAFQVRGRNGEAVYAGGSYRDAAGKQTILAPDAVRFEPRRIWTSPKTGAAYPVEAAFIVTLDGEEKRFVLQPLFDAQELSGSFTPTYWEGAVTTEGGRGYLEMTGYDGDISL, encoded by the coding sequence ATGCGGCTGGTGATGCTCTCTGCGCTGATCATGGCGCTGCTGACTGCAATGGGCGCCTGGGCTGCCTCTGTGATACGCTATCCCGAGGTTGGGCCGGGTCAGCCGATCAGCTTTCCGCGCGACCATGGTTCGCATGACGATTTCCGTACCGAGTGGTGGTATTTTACCGGCTGGCTCGAGACTGAAAGTGGTCAGCCGCTGGGGTTCCAGGTCACCTTTTTCCGCACCCGGCCGGATATCCCCGATGATAATCCCAGCGGCTTTGCACCGAACCAGATTGTCTTTGCCCATGCCGCCATCTCCGATCCGCAGACCGGTACGCTCGTCCATGACCAGCGCCTTGGCCGGGCTGGTTTCGGCATTGTCGACGCGGCGGCTGGCGATGCCGATGTTGCGCTGCTGGGCTGGACTCTGGTGCGCGATGGCAAAGGCGTTTTTGTCAGTGAGGTTGCCGCGAAAGGTTTCACCCTCGACCTGCAAATGCGCCCGACCCAGAAGGTGATGCTCAACGGCGAGGCAGGCTATAGCCGCAAGGGACCACGGCCGTCACAGGCCAGCTACTATTATTCGATACCCCAGCTTGCGGTCAGCGGATTGGTGATGCGCAATGGCGACAAACAGAGCGTCACCGGCACCGCATGGCTTGATCGTGAATGGTCGTCCGATGTGCTGCCGGAAAATGCTGTGGGCTGGGATTGGACCGGGCTGAATTTTGACGATGGCAGCGCATTGATGGCGTTTCAGGTGCGCGGTCGCAATGGCGAGGCGGTCTATGCCGGTGGCAGCTACCGCGATGCTGCTGGCAAGCAGACCATTCTTGCACCCGATGCCGTCCGTTTCGAGCCGCGGCGTATCTGGACCTCGCCCAAGACCGGCGCTGCCTATCCGGTCGAGGCGGCCTTCATCGTGACTCTGGACGGTGAGGAGAAGCGATTCGTCCTGCAGCCGCTATTCGATGCGCAGGAACTGAGCGGTTCCTTCACCCCGACCTATTGGGAAGGCGCGGTGACAACCGAGGGTGGCAGGGGCTATCTCGAAATGACTGGCTATGATGGCGATATTTCGCTTTAG
- a CDS encoding FAD-dependent monooxygenase, which yields MGQAVIAGGGIGGLTAALALHHFGWQAIVCEQAKAISEVGAGIQISPNGMKVLRKLGLEPQVLAAGFQPRAAEFRGGRSGRLLLRQPMTGYDAKYGAPYVHIHRADLIALLQQAVETRMPGAISTGIKITGYDQDADTVRAILADGSQVTGDVLVGADGIHSVIRGQMLGPEKPRFTGHVAWRAVVPVARLGSHMPEPAATVWFGENKHAVTYLLRGGELANFVGVVERDDWRSESWTEQASRDEALMDFAGWHPVITTLIEKAEAHYRWALFDRKPLKQWSYGRVALLGDACHPMLPFMAQGAVQAMEDGYALAQALAGSDAPERALSGYFTRRRDRTARVQMAARRNAELFHQKTPLGKLQNHGPMIAADRLKLDVADRRLAWLYGHDVTA from the coding sequence ATGGGACAGGCGGTGATCGCAGGCGGCGGGATTGGCGGACTGACCGCTGCTCTGGCGCTGCACCATTTTGGTTGGCAGGCGATAGTCTGCGAGCAGGCCAAGGCCATAAGCGAGGTCGGCGCCGGTATCCAGATCAGTCCCAATGGCATGAAGGTGCTGCGCAAACTGGGACTCGAACCACAGGTTCTGGCTGCGGGTTTTCAGCCCAGGGCGGCGGAATTTCGCGGCGGGCGATCGGGTCGGCTGCTGCTGCGTCAGCCGATGACCGGCTATGATGCGAAATATGGCGCGCCCTATGTCCATATTCACCGTGCTGACCTGATTGCGCTGTTGCAGCAGGCGGTGGAAACACGGATGCCGGGGGCGATATCTACTGGCATAAAAATCACCGGCTATGACCAGGATGCAGACACGGTCCGGGCGATATTGGCCGACGGATCGCAGGTCACCGGAGATGTGCTTGTCGGTGCCGATGGCATCCATTCGGTGATCCGCGGCCAGATGCTGGGTCCGGAGAAGCCGCGCTTTACCGGCCATGTCGCGTGGCGCGCCGTGGTGCCGGTGGCGCGGCTGGGCAGTCATATGCCCGAACCGGCGGCAACCGTCTGGTTTGGCGAGAACAAGCATGCAGTGACCTATTTGCTGCGCGGCGGCGAACTGGCCAATTTTGTCGGCGTGGTCGAGCGCGATGACTGGCGCTCGGAGAGCTGGACCGAGCAGGCCAGCCGCGATGAGGCGCTGATGGATTTCGCCGGCTGGCATCCGGTGATCACGACGCTGATCGAAAAGGCGGAGGCGCATTATCGCTGGGCGCTGTTCGATCGCAAGCCATTGAAGCAATGGAGCTATGGCCGCGTCGCACTGCTGGGCGATGCCTGCCACCCGATGCTGCCTTTCATGGCGCAGGGTGCGGTGCAGGCGATGGAGGATGGCTATGCGCTGGCACAGGCGCTGGCGGGGAGTGATGCGCCAGAGCGCGCGCTGTCCGGTTATTTTACCCGACGCCGTGACCGTACCGCACGGGTGCAGATGGCGGCGCGACGCAATGCCGAGCTGTTTCACCAGAAAACCCCGCTGGGCAAATTACAGAATCATGGCCCGATGATTGCTGCCGACCGGCTTAAGCTCGATGTCGCGGATAGGCGGCTGGCCTGGCTCTACGGCCATGACGTCACCGCCTGA